Sequence from the Planctomycetota bacterium genome:
CCAGCTCGGCGTGGCCCCAAACCGCATTGACGTGATCATGGCCATCGCGGGCGTGGACTTCGAGCAAGCGTGGACAGGCCGCGTCGAGACGACTTACGGCGGCGTGCCCATCCACGTGATCGGCAAGGCGGAACTGATCCGCGCGAAGAAGGCAAGCGGCAGGCCGCAGGACCTGCTGGACGTGGAGGCGTTGGAGAAAACCCCCGATCAGTCGCCTGCCGCCTGCGCGACCAACAGCGCCTCGACGGCGGCAAGGAACGCCCGGGCGTCGTCGAGGGCCTTCCTGGCCTTGGCGGGGGAGACCTGTTTCGCTACGCCCCGGCCGCCGGCGTCGCAGAGGCTAAAGAGCGCGTTGTAGGCGGCGGCCGCCTCGCGGCTCAGGCCCCCTTTGCGCACATAGTGTTTGTGTAAGTAAGCCCGCACAGCGCCGTGCGCGGCAAAGCTCTTGCCCCCCGCCAGCAACAGGGCCGACGCCGCGAAGAACGCCGCGTGATACGCCGAGGTCGCCGCATAGTCCTCGTGCTTCTGGTCGAGCAGCTCGCCCGCCACTTTCACCGAGTCCTGGGCCTTCCGCCACAAGTCCTTCACGTCCTGCTGGGCGTCACTCATCTCGGGTTCACTTCTCCTTGAAGAGGACGAACACGGCGAACTCGCCGCTGACGGGCACAGCGATGGCCTCGCCCCCGCACTTGCCCTCGAGCACGGGCTTGCCGAAGAGGCCCTTGGGGTCGTAGAGGCGGAACGAGTCGCCCGGCTTGAGGAACGGCGCGACCGGCACCTGCACCTCGCGGGCTTGCTCCCAGTTGTAGACTGCCAGATGTGCTCGGCTCGGGTCGTACTTGCTGGGCAACAGCACGATCTTGGCGCCGGGCGGCCGCTTCGCGCCCTTGGCGAGGACCAGGTTGCCCTCGTTGACGGCCTTCTTGTACTTGTTGATGCTCAGGCCGCCGTTGACGATGACGTTGTCGCGCACCTCGCAGTCCTCGTTCTCCGGCGCGTTGTAGCCGATCTGCATCGAGACGTCGTGGAGGCAGTTGCGCAGGACGCGGATGTTGTGGCTCGGCTTGCCGCTGCCCACGAGGAACGTGCCCAGGCCGTAGGCGATGTTGTCGGTGAGCAGATAGTTGTCCACGTCGGCGCGGCTCGAGCCGTAGGCATGCATCGTGTAGGTGCCGGGGTAGCGGCAGGTGAGGATGCAGTTCGCGATGGTCTTGACGCCGTCCTTGTTCTGCGTGTAGATGCAGTGGCCGTGGCCGCGGTCGGGCGCAAGCCAGCCGTTGTCGTAGATCACACAGCCGTAGATCTCGCAGTCCTTCTCGCCCGTCCAACAGCTAATCCCCTGGCGCGTGTCGTGGATGGCGAGGTGGATGTACTTGCAGTTCCTCCCCCCGAACATGTTCAGGCCGCCCCAGGGGCGGTCGAAGTCCTTCGGGTGCGACCCGCCGGTCTCGATCTTCTCGGGGTTTGGCTCCGAGACCAGCACTTCCAGGTCCCATATCCACACGTGGGCCGAGGGCGCCTGGACCGCGAGACCGCCGTCAATCGTCGCCCGCGCGCCGGGCGCGGGGCGGACGTGGATGGGCTTCTCCTCCGTGCCGACCAGGCGCACGTCGAACTGCTCCTTCGGCCGCCGCTTGTAGGTCCCCGCGAGCAGGGTGAGCGTGTCGCCCGGAGCCACCTTCTGCTTGCCGTCGAGGGCCGACGCGATGTCCCACGGCGCCTCCCTCGTCCCGGGGTTCGCGGGCGCTCCCTCCGGACCGACGAACCACCCGGCCGCCAGACTCGACGACGCCACGGCGAGGATGCAAGACCGCAGCAGGAAGGTGACCGCCCGCATAGTGCGATGCCTCCGTTCAAGCCTTCGTAGACCGTACCGCGAGACTTCTTCTCCGTCATCGGTGCCAGTATACTGTCACGGCGCCGCCCGCTTGTCAATCGCGGTTGCCTCGCGGCACCGGCTTGCGTACAATTGCGGCGTCACCCTCCACCTTTGCCGAAAGGACCGACGGATGAACTTCGTCGTCGTGATGCTCGACTCGCTGCGGCAGGACCACGTGAGCTTCTACGGGTGGGACGGCTGCCCCATTCGCACGCCGCACCTCGACGCCCTCGCGGCCGAGGCCATCGTCTTCGACAATGTGTACCCCGAGGGGCTGCCCACCATCCCGGTCCGCACCGATCTGTTCATGGGCCAGAGCTCGCTGACCAACCGCACCTGGCAACCCCTGGTGCCGACCGACGTGACCTGCATGCAGCTCTTCCGCAAAGAGGGCTACCTCACCGCCCTCGTGGCCGACACGTACCACCTCTTCAAGCCCGACATGAACTTCCACCGCGCCTGCGACATCTTCCACTGGGTCCGCGGCGCCGAGTACGACGCCTGCAAGGCCGGCCCGCTCCGGCACCTGAAGCTCGACGACCACGTGACCGACCGCATGCCCGAGAACTGGCGCAACGTGGTCCTCACGGCTCTGCGCAACCTGGACGGCCGCGTGGAGCCGCAGGACTTCCCCTGCTGGCAGACGATGGACACGGCGCTCCGCGTGATCGAGCAGGCCCGCGCAGCCGGGCGGCCGCACCTTCTGTGGATTGACACTTTCCA
This genomic interval carries:
- a CDS encoding HEPN domain-containing protein is translated as MSDAQQDVKDLWRKAQDSVKVAGELLDQKHEDYAATSAYHAAFFAASALLLAGGKSFAAHGAVRAYLHKHYVRKGGLSREAAAAYNALFSLCDAGGRGVAKQVSPAKARKALDDARAFLAAVEALLVAQAAGD
- a CDS encoding sulfatase-like hydrolase/transferase; this encodes MNFVVVMLDSLRQDHVSFYGWDGCPIRTPHLDALAAEAIVFDNVYPEGLPTIPVRTDLFMGQSSLTNRTWQPLVPTDVTCMQLFRKEGYLTALVADTYHLFKPDMNFHRACDIFHWVRGAEYDACKAGPLRHLKLDDHVTDRMPENWRNVVLTALRNLDGRVEPQDFPCWQTMDTALRVIEQARAAGRPHLLWIDTFQPHEPWCPPAKFDVYGDKSYRGPKVVLPPGGPANA